A portion of the Rhodopseudomonas sp. BAL398 genome contains these proteins:
- a CDS encoding cation:proton antiporter, whose amino-acid sequence MLSLFDVIAILLVLTASFAWINHVVLGLPNQIGLLLMGLLASLVLVAVELAFPDAPVFHEISTLLRGIDFSDTLLNGMLGFLLFAGALQIDLSRLRSRRWIVGTMATLGVFISTALVGTGFWLAAKLFGIAMPFAWALVFGALISPTDPIAVLSTLKTISIPESLEMDISGEALFNDGVGVVLFTILLAAATTAGGEFGPIEFARLFAVEAGGGALLGLVTGYIAYRGMRMLDDYPIEVLISIALVTGTYALAARLHVSGPIAVVACGVLIGNRGAELAMSDVTRRYLFGFWTLIDEMLNSVLFLLIGIEVLVLGADLTLAPLALAAIPIVLIARFLSVSLPINLLRLGYRFERGTVRILTWGGVRGGISVALVLAISPNEFKPALAAATYTVAVFTIVVQGLSLAWMVGKLGVGTKK is encoded by the coding sequence ATGTTGTCACTGTTCGATGTCATCGCCATCCTGCTTGTGCTGACCGCGTCGTTCGCGTGGATCAACCACGTCGTGTTGGGTCTGCCCAACCAGATCGGCCTGCTGCTGATGGGGCTGCTGGCCTCGCTGGTGCTGGTCGCGGTCGAACTGGCATTTCCGGACGCGCCGGTGTTTCATGAAATTTCGACGCTGCTGCGCGGCATCGATTTCTCCGACACGCTGCTGAACGGCATGCTGGGCTTCCTGCTGTTCGCGGGCGCCCTGCAGATCGATCTGTCGCGCTTGCGGTCGCGCAGATGGATCGTCGGCACCATGGCGACGCTCGGCGTCTTTATTTCGACGGCGCTGGTCGGCACCGGATTCTGGTTGGCCGCGAAACTGTTCGGCATCGCGATGCCGTTCGCCTGGGCGCTGGTGTTCGGCGCCCTGATCAGCCCCACCGATCCGATCGCAGTGCTCAGCACGCTGAAGACGATCTCGATTCCTGAGTCGCTGGAAATGGACATCTCCGGCGAGGCGCTGTTCAACGATGGCGTCGGCGTCGTGCTGTTCACGATTCTGTTAGCCGCGGCGACCACCGCCGGCGGCGAATTCGGACCAATCGAATTCGCCCGTCTGTTCGCCGTCGAGGCCGGCGGCGGCGCACTGCTGGGCCTCGTGACCGGTTACATCGCCTATCGGGGGATGCGGATGCTCGACGACTATCCGATCGAGGTCCTGATCTCGATCGCGCTGGTGACGGGGACCTACGCCCTGGCCGCAAGGCTTCATGTCAGCGGTCCGATCGCGGTCGTGGCCTGCGGCGTGCTGATCGGCAATCGCGGCGCCGAATTGGCGATGAGCGACGTCACCCGCCGTTATCTGTTCGGGTTCTGGACGCTGATCGACGAGATGCTGAATTCCGTTCTATTCCTGCTGATCGGCATTGAAGTGCTGGTGCTCGGCGCCGATCTCACGCTGGCGCCGCTCGCGCTCGCCGCGATACCGATCGTGCTGATTGCCAGATTTCTCTCGGTCTCGCTGCCGATCAATCTGCTGCGGCTGGGCTATCGCTTCGAAAGGGGAACCGTCCGGATCCTGACCTGGGGCGGCGTGCGCGGCGGCATTTCGGTGGCGCTGGTCTTGGCGATCTCACCCAACGAGTTCAAGCCGGCGCTGGCCGCGGCAACCTACACCGTCGCGGTCTTTACCATCGTGGTGCAGGGCCTCAGCCTCGCCTGGATGGTCGGCAAGCTCGGCGTCGGCACGAAGAAATAA
- a CDS encoding haloacid dehalogenase type II codes for MDATPLIGVKACVFDAYGTLFDVGSAANRCGDVLGSDVDRLAALWRDKQLQYTWLRAAQKRHADFWQVTADALDFALASLRIERPGLRDRLLSLYITLDAYPEVPDVLQRIKEAGLRTAILSNGSPDMLAAAVASAKVAELIDLVLSVEQVGVFKPDPKVYQLALDQLELPASAICFQSSNGWDAYAASAFGMQVVWCNRMGQVAERLPGRPDREIRSLAELPGILGLD; via the coding sequence ATGGACGCGACACCGTTGATTGGGGTCAAGGCGTGCGTGTTCGACGCCTATGGCACGCTGTTCGACGTCGGCAGCGCCGCGAACCGTTGTGGCGACGTGCTCGGCTCCGACGTCGATCGGCTCGCCGCGCTGTGGCGGGACAAGCAACTGCAATATACTTGGCTGCGCGCGGCGCAGAAGCGACACGCGGATTTCTGGCAGGTCACCGCCGATGCGCTGGATTTTGCGCTGGCCAGTTTGCGGATCGAACGGCCCGGCCTGCGCGACCGGTTGCTGAGTCTTTATATAACGCTGGATGCCTATCCGGAAGTTCCGGACGTGTTGCAGCGCATCAAAGAGGCCGGCCTGCGCACCGCGATCCTGTCGAATGGGTCCCCCGACATGCTCGCCGCGGCGGTCGCCAGCGCCAAGGTGGCGGAGCTGATCGATCTGGTGTTGTCGGTGGAACAGGTCGGCGTGTTCAAGCCCGATCCAAAAGTGTATCAGCTGGCGCTCGATCAGTTGGAATTACCGGCCTCGGCGATCTGCTTTCAATCCTCCAATGGCTGGGATGCCTATGCGGCATCGGCTTTCGGCATGCAGGTGGTCTGGTGCAATCGCATGGGGCAGGTCGCCGAACGATTGCCTGGGCGTCCCGATCGGGAGATCCGGTCGCTGGCGGAGCTTCCCGGAATACTTGGCCTCGATTGA
- a CDS encoding substrate-binding protein, whose product MADNRFIIDRRTALKTGIAGAAALATPAFFIRDAWADDFCNMPKGKTVTFGFNVPQSGPYADEGMDELRAYQLAVKHLNGEGDGGMLKTMKPTALKGNGVLGKKVAFVSGDTQTKSDAARASAKRMIEKDGAIMITGGSSSGVAVAVQSLCQDAGVIFMAGLTHSNDTTGKDKRAYGFRHFFNAYMSGVALGPVLAEAYGKDRKAYHLTADYTWGWTQEESMKNATEKEGWQTVKAVRTPLGAGDFSQYITPVLNSGADVLILNHYGKDMINSLTQAVQFGLRDKMANGKKFEIVVPLFSELMAQGAGDKIKGIYGTANWDWKLEDPATSAFTKSFGAEYGAPPSQAAQTCYVQALLYADACERAGSFSPPQVIKALEDFNFDGMGNGKTLYRGADHQCFKDVLVVQGKEAPKDKYDLLEVKKIVPASQVTYDPKIFGGELGSSAAIKC is encoded by the coding sequence ATGGCCGACAATCGGTTTATTATTGATCGTAGAACCGCGCTTAAGACCGGCATTGCAGGCGCTGCCGCTCTTGCCACCCCGGCATTTTTCATTCGCGACGCTTGGGCCGACGATTTCTGCAACATGCCGAAAGGCAAGACCGTCACCTTCGGCTTCAACGTGCCGCAGTCCGGGCCCTATGCCGATGAAGGCATGGACGAGCTTCGCGCCTATCAGCTCGCGGTCAAGCACCTCAACGGCGAGGGCGACGGCGGCATGCTGAAGACGATGAAACCGACCGCGCTGAAGGGCAATGGCGTGCTCGGCAAGAAGGTCGCCTTCGTCTCCGGCGATACCCAGACCAAATCCGACGCCGCCCGGGCATCCGCCAAGCGGATGATCGAAAAGGACGGCGCCATCATGATCACCGGCGGCTCGTCCTCCGGCGTGGCGGTGGCGGTGCAGTCGTTGTGCCAGGATGCCGGCGTGATCTTCATGGCCGGCCTGACCCATTCCAACGACACCACCGGCAAGGACAAGCGCGCTTACGGGTTCCGGCACTTCTTCAATGCCTATATGTCGGGCGTCGCGCTCGGCCCGGTGCTGGCCGAAGCCTATGGCAAGGACCGCAAGGCCTATCACTTGACCGCCGACTATACCTGGGGCTGGACCCAGGAAGAGTCGATGAAGAACGCCACAGAGAAAGAGGGTTGGCAGACCGTCAAGGCGGTTCGTACCCCGCTCGGCGCCGGCGACTTCTCGCAATACATCACGCCGGTTCTCAATTCCGGCGCCGACGTGCTGATCCTGAACCACTACGGCAAGGACATGATCAACTCCTTGACCCAGGCGGTGCAGTTCGGTCTGCGCGACAAGATGGCCAATGGCAAGAAGTTCGAGATCGTGGTGCCGCTGTTCTCCGAGCTGATGGCTCAGGGCGCCGGCGACAAGATCAAGGGCATCTACGGCACCGCCAATTGGGACTGGAAGCTCGAAGACCCGGCGACCAGCGCCTTCACCAAATCGTTCGGCGCCGAATATGGCGCTCCGCCCTCGCAGGCGGCGCAGACCTGCTACGTCCAGGCGTTGCTTTATGCCGATGCCTGTGAGCGCGCCGGTAGCTTCAGCCCGCCCCAGGTGATCAAGGCCCTGGAAGACTTCAACTTCGATGGCATGGGCAACGGCAAGACCTTGTACCGTGGCGCCGATCACCAGTGCTTCAAGGACGTGCTGGTGGTGCAGGGCAAGGAAGCGCCGAAGGACAAGTACGACCTTCTCGAAGTCAAGAAGATCGTTCCGGCGTCGCAGGTGACCTATGATCCGAAGATCTTCGGCGGTGAGCTCGGGTCGAGCGCGGCGATAAAATGCTGA
- a CDS encoding branched-chain amino acid ABC transporter permease — MDAIILQILNGLDKGGAYALIALGLTLAFGTLGIVNFAHGALFMLGAFCAVTFNKLLTLETIRVDPTRMTPWGSPLEIKTPYVQAMLGDWGKFLIDYSVPVSILVAIPVMLLLGVIMERGLIRFFYKRPHADQILVTFGLAIVLQEIVKQMFGANPIPQAAPGMFSGSLQITSTIVYPYWRIVYLAFSLGVIAAVFAFLQLTTFGMVVRAGMADRETVGLLGINIERRFTIVFGIAAVVAGVAGVMYTPILPPDYHMGMDFLVLSFVVVVVGGMGSLPGAVLAGFLLGILQSFASMNEIKSLVPGIDQIIIYLIAVAILLVRPRGLMGRKGVMES, encoded by the coding sequence ATGGACGCCATCATTCTGCAGATCCTGAACGGGCTCGACAAAGGCGGGGCCTACGCGCTGATCGCGCTCGGGCTGACGCTGGCGTTCGGCACGCTCGGCATCGTCAATTTCGCACATGGCGCGCTGTTCATGCTCGGCGCGTTTTGCGCCGTTACTTTCAACAAGCTGCTGACGCTGGAAACCATTCGGGTTGATCCGACCCGGATGACCCCATGGGGCTCGCCGCTCGAGATCAAGACGCCCTATGTCCAGGCCATGCTCGGCGATTGGGGCAAGTTTCTGATCGACTACTCGGTCCCGGTCTCGATCCTGGTGGCGATCCCGGTGATGCTGCTGCTGGGCGTGATCATGGAACGCGGCCTGATCCGGTTCTTCTACAAGCGCCCGCATGCCGACCAGATCCTGGTGACGTTCGGCCTGGCGATCGTGCTGCAGGAGATCGTCAAGCAGATGTTCGGCGCCAATCCGATTCCGCAGGCCGCGCCGGGGATGTTCTCCGGCAGCCTGCAGATCACCAGCACGATCGTCTATCCCTATTGGCGCATCGTCTATCTGGCATTTTCACTCGGCGTGATCGCCGCCGTGTTCGCCTTCCTGCAGCTCACCACTTTCGGCATGGTGGTGCGGGCCGGGATGGCGGATCGTGAGACCGTCGGCCTGCTCGGCATCAATATCGAGCGGCGCTTTACCATCGTGTTCGGGATCGCGGCCGTGGTGGCCGGCGTCGCCGGGGTGATGTACACGCCGATCCTGCCGCCGGACTATCACATGGGCATGGATTTCCTGGTGTTGTCCTTCGTGGTCGTGGTGGTCGGCGGCATGGGGTCGCTGCCGGGCGCGGTACTGGCCGGATTTCTGCTCGGGATCCTGCAATCCTTCGCCTCGATGAACGAGATCAAATCCCTGGTGCCTGGCATCGACCAGATCATCATTTACCTGATCGCCGTCGCCATTCTGTTGGTCCGCCCCCGCGGATTGATGGGGCGCAAAGGCGTGATGGAGAGCTGA
- a CDS encoding branched-chain amino acid ABC transporter permease, with translation MKHTSKLADWILLACFIIAMVAAPIILKPIGAGYPDLLQKFAIYGIFAIGFNILFGLTGYLSFGHAAFLGVGSYAAVWSFKLLSMDLLPAILLSVLMAALLALVIGFISLRRSGIYFSILTLAFAQMCYNMAYSVLTPITNGETGLRVLRHDPRYLDAALGNTGFTPSLLGMEITGWTGYYICGTILCAAFGLSIAVFRSPFGMTLRAIKSNQNRMGYTGYHSRPYLLSAFIISGMYAGLAGSLLAATDPLAGAERMQWTASGEVVLMTILGGAGTLVGPVLGTGLIKYFENIFSAYNEQQLLSIFSFVPDSIREGLVKTLGLFVGEGWQLTLGLLFMGVVIFLPGGIMEGVMRIFGVKHTPKVKSLGDSPQRDAIGESVIEEMPKGHGAPGAPKRPLDAKTKATTP, from the coding sequence ATGAAGCACACCTCCAAACTTGCCGACTGGATCCTGCTGGCCTGCTTCATCATTGCGATGGTGGCGGCGCCGATCATCCTCAAACCGATCGGAGCCGGCTATCCGGATCTGCTGCAGAAATTCGCGATCTACGGGATCTTTGCGATCGGCTTCAACATCCTGTTCGGTCTCACCGGCTATCTGTCGTTCGGCCATGCCGCGTTTCTTGGCGTCGGCTCCTATGCCGCGGTGTGGTCGTTCAAATTGCTGTCGATGGATCTGCTGCCGGCAATCCTGCTGTCGGTGCTGATGGCCGCGCTGCTGGCGCTGGTGATCGGCTTCATCAGCCTGCGGCGCTCCGGGATCTACTTCTCGATCCTGACGCTGGCCTTCGCGCAGATGTGCTACAACATGGCCTATTCGGTGCTGACGCCGATCACCAATGGCGAAACCGGCCTGCGCGTGTTGCGGCACGATCCGCGCTATCTCGACGCCGCGCTCGGCAATACCGGGTTCACCCCGTCGCTGCTCGGCATGGAGATCACCGGCTGGACCGGTTATTACATCTGCGGCACGATTCTCTGTGCGGCCTTCGGCCTGTCGATCGCGGTGTTCCGTTCGCCATTCGGGATGACGCTGCGTGCCATCAAATCCAACCAGAACCGGATGGGCTATACCGGCTATCACAGCCGGCCCTATCTGCTCAGCGCCTTCATCATTTCGGGCATGTATGCGGGGCTTGCCGGTTCGTTGCTGGCGGCCACCGATCCGCTGGCCGGCGCCGAGCGGATGCAGTGGACGGCGTCCGGCGAGGTGGTGCTGATGACCATCCTGGGCGGCGCCGGAACGCTGGTCGGCCCGGTGCTCGGCACCGGCCTGATCAAATATTTCGAGAATATCTTCTCGGCCTATAATGAGCAGCAATTGTTGTCGATCTTCTCCTTCGTGCCGGATTCGATCCGCGAAGGTCTGGTCAAGACCCTGGGCCTGTTCGTGGGCGAAGGCTGGCAGCTCACGCTGGGGCTGCTGTTCATGGGCGTCGTCATCTTCCTGCCCGGCGGCATCATGGAAGGCGTGATGCGGATCTTCGGCGTCAAGCACACCCCGAAGGTCAAGTCGCTCGGCGATTCGCCGCAACGCGACGCCATCGGCGAGAGCGTGATCGAGGAAATGCCGAAGGGCCACGGCGCGCCGGGGGCGCCGAAACGGCCCCTTGACGCCAAGACGAAGGCGACCACGCCATGA
- a CDS encoding ABC transporter ATP-binding protein, with translation MSATNDIIFHIDHVSKTFSGLQALSDVNLDIRRGETHAIIGPNGAGKSTLLNVCVGVIEPTKGKVLFSGTELTGLPPYEINQLGVARVFQTPEIFGDLTVIENVMMAMLSHRDGAFRLKLVSRFDEQGEIGQRSIKELGNLGLGEHIYHLAGSLSRGDKRRLEMVMSLVQKPKLLLLDEPTAGMARADTNATIEILKTIKQSGMTIVIIEHDMHVVFSLADRITVLAGGCVIAQGVPDEIKGNPKVIEAYLGEEQV, from the coding sequence ATGAGTGCGACCAACGACATCATCTTTCACATCGATCACGTCTCCAAGACCTTTTCCGGTCTGCAGGCGCTCAGCGACGTCAATCTCGACATCCGCCGCGGCGAGACCCATGCCATCATCGGTCCCAACGGCGCCGGCAAGTCGACGCTGCTCAATGTCTGCGTCGGCGTCATCGAACCGACCAAGGGCAAGGTGCTGTTCTCCGGCACCGAGCTGACCGGACTGCCGCCCTACGAGATCAACCAGCTTGGTGTCGCGCGGGTGTTCCAGACCCCGGAAATCTTCGGCGATCTCACCGTGATCGAGAATGTGATGATGGCGATGCTGTCGCACCGCGACGGCGCGTTTCGCCTGAAACTGGTGTCGCGTTTCGACGAGCAGGGCGAAATCGGCCAGCGTTCGATCAAGGAGCTCGGCAATCTCGGGTTGGGCGAGCACATCTATCATCTGGCGGGTTCGCTCTCGCGCGGCGACAAGCGGCGGCTCGAAATGGTGATGAGCCTGGTGCAGAAGCCGAAGCTGTTGCTGCTGGATGAGCCCACCGCCGGCATGGCCCGCGCCGACACCAACGCCACCATCGAAATCCTGAAGACCATCAAACAATCCGGCATGACCATCGTCATCATCGAGCACGACATGCATGTGGTGTTTTCGCTGGCCGATCGGATCACCGTGCTGGCCGGCGGCTGCGTGATCGCGCAGGGCGTGCCGGACGAGATCAAGGGCAATCCGAAAGTGATCGAGGCCTATCTCGGTGAGGAGCAGGTATGA
- a CDS encoding ABC transporter ATP-binding protein — MSVETETRPAEAGSAEPFFSCRGIDAYYGDSYIVQNVSFSLNKGEILALLGRNGAGKTSTLRAIARASTPVLHSGEIMLDGVKLHGKPNYVAAEAGVQLVQEDRRIIPGMTVEQNLQLAIISGSIGWSFERIYELFPRLAERRKQEGVTLSGGEQQMLAIARALARDLKLLLLDEPYEGLAPVIRQDIARALKEVRAAGITSIIVEQNAVAALQLSDRAVILDTGEVVFDGSAQFVLDSEDLRHRYLAI, encoded by the coding sequence ATGAGCGTTGAGACCGAAACCCGCCCGGCCGAGGCCGGCTCCGCCGAGCCGTTCTTCTCCTGCCGTGGCATCGACGCCTATTATGGCGACAGCTATATCGTGCAGAATGTGTCGTTCTCGCTCAACAAGGGCGAGATCCTGGCGCTGCTCGGCCGCAACGGCGCCGGCAAGACCTCGACGCTGCGCGCCATCGCCCGGGCTTCGACGCCGGTGCTGCACAGCGGTGAAATCATGCTCGACGGCGTCAAGCTGCACGGCAAGCCGAATTACGTCGCGGCCGAGGCCGGCGTGCAACTGGTCCAGGAAGATCGCCGCATCATTCCGGGCATGACGGTCGAACAGAACCTGCAACTGGCGATCATCTCGGGCAGCATCGGCTGGTCGTTCGAGCGGATCTACGAGCTGTTTCCGCGGTTGGCAGAGCGCCGCAAGCAGGAGGGCGTGACGCTGTCCGGCGGCGAGCAGCAGATGCTCGCCATCGCCCGCGCGCTGGCCCGCGATCTCAAGCTGCTGCTGCTCGACGAGCCCTATGAGGGACTGGCGCCGGTGATCCGCCAGGATATCGCCCGGGCGCTGAAGGAAGTCCGCGCCGCCGGCATTACCAGCATCATTGTCGAACAGAACGCGGTGGCGGCGTTGCAGCTGTCCGACCGCGCCGTGATCCTCGACACCGGCGAAGTGGTGTTCGACGGCTCGGCGCAATTCGTTCTCGACAGCGAGGATCTGCGTCACCGCTATCTGGCGATCTGA
- the atpD gene encoding F0F1 ATP synthase subunit beta: MEDSTRPSNIGIVVSVRGSVVDIRFDRQLPPIYTVLRAGVGNAIVIEVLAQLDSQHVRGIALTPTQGLARGMAVQDSGGPLQAPVGKAVLSRMFDVFGNAIDRVAAPIDVQWRSVHRAPPSLARRSTRSEIFETGIKVIDVLVPLERGGKAGLFGGAGVGKTVLLTEMIHNMIGHHEGVSIFCGIGERCREGQELYDAMKEANVLPNMVMVFGQMNEPPGARFRVGHAALTMAEYFRDDEHRDVLLLVDNIFRFIQAGMEVSGLMGQMPSRLGYQPTMGTELSGLEERIANTDTGAITSIQAVYVPADDFTDPAAVHTFSHLSASIVLSRDRASEGLFPAIDPLQSSSKMATPGIVGERHYRLAQEIRRTLAQYAELKDIIAMLGLEQLSPEDRNVVVRARRLERFLTQPFFTTEQFTGLKGKLVSLADALDGCERILNDEFKDYPESALYMIGAIDEAKEKAKPTAKPAAAAKPDREVADAVDVDAS, translated from the coding sequence ATGGAAGACAGCACCAGACCATCCAATATCGGTATTGTGGTCTCGGTGCGCGGCAGCGTGGTGGATATCAGGTTCGACCGGCAGTTGCCGCCGATCTATACCGTGCTGCGCGCCGGCGTCGGCAACGCGATCGTGATCGAGGTGTTGGCGCAGCTGGATTCGCAGCATGTGCGCGGGATCGCGCTGACCCCGACCCAGGGGCTGGCGCGCGGCATGGCGGTGCAGGACAGCGGGGGGCCGCTACAGGCGCCGGTCGGCAAGGCGGTGTTGTCGCGGATGTTCGACGTGTTCGGCAACGCGATCGATCGCGTCGCCGCCCCAATCGATGTGCAATGGCGGTCGGTGCATCGCGCCCCGCCGTCGTTGGCGCGGCGCTCGACCAGATCGGAAATCTTCGAGACCGGCATCAAGGTCATCGACGTGCTGGTGCCGCTGGAGCGGGGCGGCAAGGCCGGGCTGTTCGGCGGCGCGGGCGTCGGCAAGACCGTGCTGTTGACCGAAATGATTCACAACATGATCGGGCATCACGAGGGCGTCAGCATCTTCTGCGGCATCGGCGAGCGTTGCCGCGAAGGGCAGGAGCTCTACGACGCGATGAAGGAAGCCAATGTGCTGCCCAATATGGTGATGGTGTTCGGCCAGATGAACGAGCCGCCGGGCGCGCGATTCCGGGTCGGCCATGCGGCGCTGACCATGGCCGAATATTTTCGCGACGACGAACACCGCGACGTCTTGCTGCTGGTCGACAATATTTTCCGCTTCATCCAGGCCGGCATGGAAGTGTCGGGACTGATGGGGCAGATGCCGTCGCGGCTGGGCTATCAGCCGACCATGGGTACCGAATTGTCGGGGCTGGAAGAGCGCATCGCCAATACCGACACCGGCGCCATCACCTCGATCCAGGCGGTCTATGTGCCGGCCGACGATTTCACCGATCCGGCGGCGGTGCACACCTTTTCGCATCTATCGGCCTCGATCGTGCTGTCGCGCGACCGCGCCAGCGAAGGGCTGTTTCCGGCGATCGATCCACTGCAATCCAGCTCCAAAATGGCGACGCCGGGCATTGTCGGCGAGCGGCATTATCGTCTGGCGCAGGAGATCCGCCGCACGCTGGCGCAATATGCCGAGCTCAAGGACATCATCGCCATGCTCGGTCTGGAGCAATTGTCGCCGGAGGATCGCAATGTGGTGGTCCGCGCCCGCCGGCTGGAGCGCTTTCTCACCCAGCCCTTCTTCACCACCGAGCAATTCACCGGCTTGAAGGGCAAGCTGGTCAGTCTCGCCGACGCGCTGGACGGCTGCGAGCGCATCCTCAACGACGAGTTCAAGGATTACCCGGAAAGCGCGCTTTATATGATCGGCGCGATCGACGAGGCCAAGGAGAAAGCAAAGCCGACGGCAAAACCGGCCGCCGCGGCCAAGCCCGATCGGGAGGTCGCCGATGCCGTCGACGTCGATGCATCTTAA
- a CDS encoding F0F1 ATP synthase subunit epsilon: protein MPSTSMHLKILLPFRVFADKAEVLRIVAETRAGSFGLLPQRLDCVATLAPGILTYQTKADGEIFVAVDEGVLVKTGDQVLVSVRCAHGGADLDQLRAAVDREFLTMDGHERDVRAVLAKMEGDLVRRMASMHRD, encoded by the coding sequence ATGCCGTCGACGTCGATGCATCTTAAGATTCTCCTGCCATTCCGGGTGTTTGCCGACAAGGCCGAGGTGCTGCGCATTGTCGCCGAAACCCGCGCCGGCTCGTTCGGCTTGCTGCCGCAACGGCTGGACTGCGTCGCCACGCTGGCGCCCGGCATCTTGACCTATCAGACCAAGGCGGATGGCGAGATCTTCGTCGCGGTGGACGAGGGCGTGCTGGTCAAGACCGGCGACCAGGTGTTGGTCTCGGTGCGCTGCGCTCACGGCGGCGCCGATCTCGATCAATTGCGCGCGGCGGTCGACCGCGAATTCCTGACCATGGACGGCCACGAACGAGACGTCCGCGCGGTGTTGGCGAAAATGGAGGGCGATCTGGTTCGGCGGATGGCGAGCATGCACCGTGACTGA
- a CDS encoding AtpZ/AtpI family protein: protein MTDEFEAPAAKPQPTLGEQVGAKAARKLKARRHAERGIWFGLGMMGLIGWSVAVPTLLGAALGLWLDRHFPSRHGWTLALLVAGLCIGCFNAWYWVANQDKAIREEQDDDNE, encoded by the coding sequence GTGACTGACGAATTCGAAGCCCCCGCGGCGAAGCCGCAACCCACGCTCGGCGAACAGGTCGGTGCCAAGGCGGCGCGCAAGCTGAAGGCGCGGCGGCACGCCGAGCGGGGCATCTGGTTCGGTCTCGGGATGATGGGGCTGATTGGCTGGTCGGTGGCGGTGCCGACCCTGCTCGGCGCGGCGCTCGGCCTGTGGCTCGACCGGCATTTTCCGAGCCGTCATGGTTGGACCCTGGCGCTGCTGGTGGCCGGGCTGTGCATCGGCTGTTTCAATGCCTGGTACTGGGTCGCCAATCAGGACAAGGCGATCCGCGAGGAGCAGGATGATGACAATGAATGA
- a CDS encoding ATP synthase subunit I yields MNELLPLLLAGIAGLALGGFFFGGLWWTVRKVVSSPRPALWVFGSLLLRMAIALCGFYLVSGGDWQRLLSCLVGFTIARFAVTRLTRGAGDARSGVAKEAGYAP; encoded by the coding sequence ATGAATGAACTGCTGCCATTGCTGCTTGCCGGCATCGCTGGCTTGGCGCTCGGCGGTTTTTTCTTCGGCGGGCTGTGGTGGACGGTACGCAAGGTGGTGTCGTCGCCGCGGCCGGCGCTGTGGGTGTTCGGCAGCCTGCTGCTGCGAATGGCGATCGCCTTGTGCGGATTCTATCTGGTGTCGGGCGGAGACTGGCAGCGGCTGCTGAGTTGTCTCGTTGGATTCACGATCGCGCGCTTTGCCGTCACCCGGCTGACGCGGGGAGCGGGCGACGCCCGGTCCGGCGTCGCCAAGGAGGCCGGCTATGCGCCTTAG
- a CDS encoding F0F1 ATP synthase subunit A, whose translation MRLSPDQIIFWQVGFFKINGTIAFTWMLMLVLVGGSMLITRNLSTGLERSRWQAMLEIIVIGIEKQIEDVGLRHPRRYIGFLGTLFLLIAAATLSSLIPGFEPPTGSLSTTAALALCVFVVVPYFGVREQGLGGYLKSYIEPTFIMLPFNIISEASRTLALAVRLFGNMMSGAMILAILLTITPFVFPIAMSALGLLTGMVQAYIFSILAAVYIASATRVSSSRHEPDASR comes from the coding sequence ATGCGCCTTAGTCCCGATCAAATCATCTTCTGGCAAGTTGGATTCTTCAAGATCAACGGCACCATCGCGTTTACCTGGATGCTGATGCTGGTGCTGGTGGGGGGATCGATGCTGATCACCCGCAACCTGTCCACCGGACTCGAACGCTCGCGCTGGCAGGCGATGCTGGAAATCATCGTGATCGGCATCGAAAAGCAGATCGAGGACGTCGGCCTGCGCCATCCGAGGCGCTATATCGGCTTTCTCGGCACGTTGTTTTTGTTGATCGCCGCCGCCACCCTCTCCAGCCTGATTCCCGGCTTCGAGCCGCCGACCGGGTCGCTGTCGACCACGGCGGCGCTGGCGCTGTGCGTATTCGTGGTGGTGCCGTATTTCGGCGTCCGCGAGCAGGGCCTTGGCGGCTATCTGAAATCCTATATCGAGCCGACCTTCATCATGTTGCCGTTCAACATCATCAGCGAGGCGTCGCGGACCCTGGCGCTGGCGGTTCGCCTGTTCGGCAACATGATGAGCGGCGCGATGATCCTCGCCATCCTGCTGACCATCACGCCGTTCGTATTTCCGATCGCGATGAGCGCGCTCGGACTGCTGACCGGCATGGTGCAGGCTTACATTTTCAGCATTCTCGCCGCGGTCTATATCGCCTCCGCCACGCGCGTCAGCTCGTCCCGACACGAGCCCGACGCGTCGCGCTGA
- a CDS encoding F0F1 ATP synthase subunit C — MDSVTLIAIASIVTAGLTIAVGSIGPSLGEGRAVATALSSLAQQPDAASTITRTLFVGLAMIESVAIYCFVVSMILIFANPFWNHVIAQAAGK, encoded by the coding sequence ATGGATAGTGTCACGCTTATTGCCATCGCCTCGATCGTCACCGCCGGCCTGACGATCGCTGTGGGCAGCATCGGTCCCTCGCTCGGCGAAGGCCGCGCGGTCGCCACCGCCTTGAGTTCCTTGGCGCAGCAGCCCGATGCGGCGTCGACCATTACCCGGACCCTGTTCGTGGGCCTGGCGATGATCGAATCCGTGGCGATCTACTGCTTTGTGGTGTCGATGATTTTGATCTTCGCCAATCCGTTCTGGAATCACGTCATCGCCCAGGCCGCCGGGAAGTAG